The Vicinamibacterales bacterium genome window below encodes:
- a CDS encoding DnaJ domain-containing protein, with translation MNDLHAAYSILGLEPGSSMEVIQRRYKRLIMVWHPDRFQNAEGKSDAEEELKKINNAKDLLTKHFNCGHKDIGVCECRSSSDEGQYQRAPGSTGPGRKAKSTDDIFREEQAAKQRDSERSEEARQKAEKTAQEDHEQAVKTAFTQENERNTESLRWKISIGSATAFVLLMFLPGTADLVAPPILAGQNVVYGHRESEKSRQVSAEWQNYQSDKERVASTLVPSGARIDTSSWRPPFISRSPDADSLSRAAYQKLVVKVEEEKKHHAMDVYQARSDVDRYEKAIARSQSVLAEAEAKLAAPNISINEQRFTLADQDSHRKYLQENQESLKLAQQRLAELEGVSPGAIPAEPRFGPAPVPLYQQQTTVPVEPRLGQAPVSPLYQPPIQSSEDAIRARFRQGINRIKD, from the coding sequence ATGAACGACTTACACGCCGCTTATTCTATACTTGGCCTTGAGCCAGGCTCTTCGATGGAGGTCATTCAAAGGCGCTACAAGCGCTTGATTATGGTATGGCATCCAGACAGGTTCCAGAATGCAGAGGGCAAGAGCGACGCGGAAGAAGAGCTGAAGAAAATAAACAACGCAAAAGATCTGCTCACGAAGCATTTTAACTGTGGGCACAAAGACATAGGTGTTTGTGAGTGTAGGTCTAGTAGTGACGAGGGACAGTATCAGCGCGCGCCGGGCTCTACTGGGCCCGGGCGCAAAGCGAAAAGTACTGACGATATCTTCAGAGAAGAGCAGGCCGCAAAACAACGCGACAGTGAACGCAGTGAAGAAGCCAGACAAAAAGCTGAAAAGACGGCCCAGGAAGATCATGAGCAGGCAGTAAAAACAGCATTCACGCAGGAGAACGAGCGCAATACTGAGTCACTGAGATGGAAGATATCTATTGGCAGTGCCACCGCTTTTGTCTTATTGATGTTCCTCCCAGGAACTGCTGATCTTGTGGCGCCGCCAATCTTGGCTGGTCAGAATGTTGTCTATGGTCATAGAGAAAGCGAGAAAAGCAGGCAAGTGTCTGCTGAGTGGCAGAACTATCAAAGTGATAAGGAGCGGGTGGCATCTACATTGGTGCCTTCGGGCGCAAGAATAGACACGTCTAGTTGGCGGCCGCCGTTTATTTCTCGTAGTCCAGATGCAGATTCTCTTTCGCGGGCAGCTTACCAGAAGCTTGTTGTGAAAGTTGAGGAAGAAAAGAAACATCATGCGATGGATGTTTACCAGGCGAGGAGTGACGTTGATCGATATGAGAAGGCTATAGCCAGGAGCCAGAGTGTTCTAGCTGAAGCCGAAGCTAAATTGGCCGCGCCCAATATTAGTATCAACGAGCAAAGGTTTACCCTTGCTGATCAAGATAGCCACCGTAAGTATTTGCAAGAGAATCAAGAGAGTCTGAAATTAGCCCAGCAGAGGTTGGCAGAACTCGAAGGAGTGAGCCCCGGAGCCATTCCAGCTGAACCGAGATTCGGGCCAGCTCCGGTGCCTCTGTATCAGCAACAAACGACAGTTCCTGTTGAGCCAAGATTGGGACAGGCTCCTGTTTCGCCTCTCTATCAGCCGCCCATACAAAGTTCTGAGGATGCAATTAGAGCCAGATTTAGACAAGGTATCAACAGGATAAAGGACTAA